In Streptomyces sp. P3, one DNA window encodes the following:
- a CDS encoding low specificity L-threonine aldolase, with the protein MTYTTDRGDEKTTQQRLRERRAVAHREARRVLSRAGFRSTLRERLAHLHEHAPDVHDLDEPGDMYGDGIVGALEERVAELLGTEAAAFFPTGTMAQQIALRCWAGRTGNPTVALHALSHPERWERGAFTAVSGLRTVRVTGEPRLPTAAEVRAFEEPFGALMLELPLRDAGYVLPSWEELTETVEAARERDAVVHFDGARLWETTRRFGRPLHEIADLADSVYVSFYKSLDGFGGAALAGPRSLVEEAKTWRHRYGGMVFQQFPTALSALIGLERELPRLPEYVDHARVVAAALREGLAATDVPWARVYPEPPHTHEFQVWLPYEADVLAEAALLQAEETGTMLFAGAWERRGPGLAVTEVGVRSEGLTWTADDVKAAVADFTTWIPRAARAADGADGADG; encoded by the coding sequence ATGACATACACGACGGACCGAGGAGACGAAAAGACGACGCAGCAGCGCCTCCGGGAGCGGCGGGCGGTCGCCCACCGGGAGGCGCGACGCGTCCTGTCGCGCGCGGGATTCCGCAGCACGCTGCGCGAGCGGCTCGCGCACCTCCACGAGCACGCACCCGACGTCCACGACCTGGACGAACCCGGTGACATGTACGGCGACGGGATCGTGGGAGCCCTCGAGGAGCGGGTCGCCGAACTCCTCGGGACGGAGGCCGCCGCGTTCTTCCCGACCGGCACGATGGCCCAGCAGATCGCGCTGCGCTGCTGGGCGGGCCGTACCGGCAACCCGACGGTCGCACTGCACGCGCTGAGTCATCCCGAGAGGTGGGAACGGGGCGCGTTCACCGCCGTCAGCGGACTGCGCACCGTCCGGGTCACGGGTGAGCCCCGGCTGCCCACGGCCGCGGAGGTGCGCGCCTTCGAGGAGCCCTTCGGCGCGCTGATGCTGGAGCTGCCCCTCCGCGACGCCGGTTACGTGCTGCCCTCCTGGGAGGAGCTCACCGAGACCGTGGAGGCGGCCCGCGAGCGCGACGCGGTGGTGCACTTCGACGGCGCGCGACTGTGGGAGACGACCCGTCGTTTCGGGCGTCCTCTGCACGAGATCGCCGACCTGGCGGACAGCGTCTACGTGTCGTTCTACAAGTCCCTCGACGGTTTCGGCGGTGCCGCGCTCGCCGGTCCGCGGTCGCTGGTGGAGGAGGCGAAGACCTGGCGGCACCGGTACGGCGGCATGGTCTTCCAGCAGTTCCCCACCGCTCTGTCGGCGCTCATCGGCCTGGAGCGCGAACTGCCCCGGCTGCCCGAGTACGTGGACCACGCGCGCGTGGTGGCCGCCGCGCTGCGCGAGGGCCTCGCCGCGACGGACGTGCCGTGGGCGCGCGTGTACCCGGAGCCGCCGCACACCCACGAGTTCCAGGTCTGGCTGCCGTACGAGGCCGACGTCCTCGCCGAAGCGGCGCTGCTCCAGGCCGAGGAGACGGGGACGATGCTCTTCGCGGGCGCCTGGGAGCGGCGTGGGCCGGGGCTGGCCGTCACCGAGGTCGGCGTCCGCTCCGAGGGTCTGACGTGGACGGCGGACGATGTGAAGGCGGCGGTCGCGGACTTCACCACGTGGATCCCCCGGGCGGCCCGGGCCGCCGACGGGGCCGACGGGGCCGACGGGTAG
- a CDS encoding DUF5937 family protein, with amino-acid sequence MSLRIDVAGLRPERVSVAPSPLAELGMALHALAEPGHHPGLQGWVTAVTAGLDPHLADRMCEADFLWRTTFSDLFLPCAGIPGRTALPGATLADELDLLDKLTDEQFVDCALEFSCAPGYDLPSAGALSDPELRRRAFDLAATRGPRQVRFTRRLLDDPPHVRAWLRQFLRDCDEAFFADVWARVRLPLAADARLKTDLLHRKGLAETLASVSSAVTLDEEAARITVDKLVVGRSTTGDGGLLLVPTSLGWPHLMVLHRYGWQPVLHYPVGSPEPAAPPSVEQLALRMTALSHPVRMRICRMLARSAYTTTELARVHGVSAPEISRHLTLLKKAGLVTTRRRGRYLLHQLDVAVVARLGSDFLEGILR; translated from the coding sequence ATGAGCCTGCGCATCGACGTCGCCGGGCTGCGGCCGGAGAGGGTCTCCGTCGCGCCCTCGCCCCTGGCCGAGCTCGGCATGGCGCTGCACGCGCTGGCCGAGCCGGGGCACCATCCCGGCCTGCAGGGCTGGGTCACCGCGGTCACCGCCGGGCTCGACCCGCATCTGGCCGACCGGATGTGCGAGGCCGACTTCCTGTGGCGGACGACGTTCTCGGACCTGTTCCTGCCCTGCGCGGGCATCCCGGGCAGAACCGCCCTCCCCGGCGCGACGCTGGCCGACGAGCTCGACCTCCTGGACAAGCTGACGGACGAACAGTTCGTGGACTGCGCGCTGGAATTCAGCTGCGCGCCCGGTTACGACCTGCCGAGCGCCGGCGCCCTCTCCGACCCGGAGCTGCGCCGGCGTGCCTTCGACCTGGCCGCCACGCGCGGCCCGCGGCAGGTGCGGTTCACCCGGCGGCTGCTCGACGACCCGCCACACGTGCGTGCGTGGCTGCGCCAGTTCCTGCGGGACTGCGACGAGGCGTTCTTCGCCGACGTCTGGGCGCGGGTGCGGCTCCCGCTCGCCGCCGACGCCCGCCTGAAGACGGACCTCCTGCACCGTAAGGGTCTGGCGGAGACGCTCGCCTCCGTCTCCTCTGCCGTGACACTCGACGAGGAGGCCGCGCGGATCACCGTCGACAAGCTGGTCGTGGGCCGGAGCACGACGGGGGACGGCGGCCTGCTGCTGGTGCCCACGAGCCTCGGCTGGCCGCACCTGATGGTGCTGCACCGGTACGGCTGGCAGCCGGTGCTGCACTACCCGGTCGGCTCGCCGGAGCCGGCCGCACCGCCGTCGGTGGAGCAGCTGGCGCTCCGGATGACCGCGCTGTCCCATCCCGTCCGTATGCGCATCTGCAGGATGCTGGCCCGCAGCGCGTACACCACGACGGAACTGGCCCGGGTGCACGGCGTGTCGGCTCCCGAGATATCCCGGCACCTCACGCTGCTGAAGAAGGCGGGCCTGGTCACCACACGCCGGCGCGGCCGGTACCTGCTGCACCAGCTCGACGTCGCGGTGGTGGCCCGGCTGGGCAGCGATTTCCTGGAGGGAATCCTCCGCTAG
- a CDS encoding AAA family ATPase has product MLLWINGPFGGGKTQTAYEIRRRLPGSVVCDPEHAGFGLRRMLPPDLRGDFQDLASWRQGVVEVLDLTLREHDGVVVAPMTVTDPVYFAETVGRLRELGHDVRHFTLLAQRETILRRLRERGPGHLLGFAVGRNAGLRRETWAVRRLDHCLQRLREPEFAEHLWTDQTTVPKTADRIAVLAGLTLRPHTEGALRTRLRQVGVGLRHIRFD; this is encoded by the coding sequence ATGCTTCTGTGGATCAACGGTCCTTTCGGCGGGGGCAAGACGCAGACCGCCTACGAGATCCGGCGCCGGCTGCCCGGCAGCGTGGTGTGCGACCCCGAGCACGCCGGGTTCGGCCTGCGTCGCATGCTGCCGCCGGACCTGCGCGGTGACTTCCAGGACCTGGCGTCCTGGCGGCAGGGCGTCGTCGAGGTCCTCGACCTGACACTCCGCGAGCACGACGGCGTGGTAGTCGCCCCGATGACCGTCACCGACCCGGTGTACTTCGCCGAGACCGTCGGCAGGCTGCGTGAACTCGGCCACGACGTGCGTCACTTCACGCTCCTCGCCCAACGGGAGACGATCTTGCGACGGCTGCGTGAACGCGGCCCGGGGCACCTCCTGGGGTTCGCCGTGGGAAGGAACGCGGGGCTGCGCCGGGAGACCTGGGCCGTCCGGCGGCTCGACCACTGCCTGCAGCGCCTGCGCGAGCCGGAGTTCGCCGAACACCTGTGGACGGACCAGACGACGGTGCCGAAGACGGCCGATCGCATCGCCGTCCTGGCCGGTCTGACGCTCAGGCCCCACACCGAGGGCGCGCTGCGGACCCGGCTGCGGCAGGTCGGCGTGGGTCTGAGGCACATCCGGTTCGACTGA
- a CDS encoding response regulator transcription factor, which produces MTIRVMLVDDQVLLRTGFRMVLAAQPDMEVVAEAGDGVEALQVVRSTEVDVVLMDVRMPKLDGVEATRRICEQPDPPKVLILTTFDLDEYAFSGLKAGASGFMLKDVPPGELLAAIRSVHSGDAVVAPSTTRRLLDRFAPMLPATGGEPRHKELERLTEREREVMVLVAQGLSNGEIAARLVLSEATVKTHVGRILTKLGLRDRVQVVVLAYETGLVRAGGH; this is translated from the coding sequence ATGACGATCCGCGTGATGCTCGTCGACGACCAGGTGCTGCTGCGCACCGGGTTCCGGATGGTGCTCGCCGCCCAGCCGGACATGGAGGTCGTGGCGGAGGCGGGCGACGGCGTCGAGGCCCTTCAGGTGGTGCGGTCGACGGAGGTGGACGTCGTGCTGATGGACGTCCGGATGCCGAAGCTGGACGGCGTGGAGGCCACCCGGCGCATCTGCGAGCAGCCCGACCCTCCGAAGGTGCTGATCCTGACCACCTTCGACCTCGACGAGTACGCGTTCTCCGGGCTGAAGGCGGGCGCTTCCGGCTTCATGCTCAAGGACGTCCCGCCGGGCGAGCTGCTCGCCGCGATCCGCTCCGTGCACAGCGGTGACGCGGTGGTCGCGCCCTCCACCACCCGCCGCCTCCTGGACCGGTTCGCGCCGATGCTGCCCGCGACCGGAGGCGAGCCCCGGCACAAGGAACTGGAGCGGCTCACGGAGCGCGAACGCGAGGTGATGGTGCTGGTGGCCCAGGGGCTGTCCAACGGGGAGATCGCGGCCCGGCTGGTGCTCTCCGAGGCGACCGTCAAGACCCACGTGGGACGCATCCTCACCAAGCTCGGCCTGCGCGACCGCGTCCAGGTGGTTGTGCTGGCCTACGAAACGGGCCTCGTCCGGGCCGGCGGCCACTAG
- a CDS encoding sensor histidine kinase has product MQRLYDFLRRNPTGVDGFWALVLFGISVAAGTAGRDQRGGTDSMALYVPVVLLLCLVIALRRRLPEKMLLLASALGLAQLVLNVSTNAADFALLVIVYTVAANGARWASRLALVMGLSAATAAQLRWPNEASGVLGNLAAVVFLTVPFAFAWVLGDSMRTRRAYFAQLEERAARLEKEREAQAKVAVAAERARIARELHDVVAHNVSVMVVQADGAAYVLDAAPDQAKAALETISSTGRQALAEMRRLLGVLRTGEHQEGGEYVPQPDVEQIEDLVEQCRGSGLPVDFKVEGTPRPLPSGVELTAYRIVQEALTNTRKHGGPNTGASVRLVYFDDGLGLLVEDDGKGAPHELYEEGGADGAGHGLIGMRERVGMVGGTLDAGPRPGGGFRISALLPLKPAH; this is encoded by the coding sequence GTGCAGCGCCTCTATGACTTCCTCCGCAGAAACCCGACCGGGGTCGACGGCTTCTGGGCCCTCGTCCTCTTCGGGATCTCTGTCGCGGCCGGAACCGCCGGCCGGGACCAGCGCGGAGGCACCGACTCCATGGCGCTGTACGTGCCCGTCGTGCTTCTGCTCTGCCTGGTCATCGCGCTGCGCAGGCGGCTGCCCGAGAAGATGCTGCTGCTGGCCTCCGCACTGGGGCTGGCGCAGCTGGTACTGAACGTCTCGACCAACGCCGCCGACTTCGCCCTGCTGGTGATCGTCTACACGGTCGCGGCGAACGGCGCCCGGTGGGCGTCCCGGCTGGCGCTCGTGATGGGCCTGAGCGCGGCCACCGCCGCCCAGCTGCGCTGGCCGAACGAGGCCTCGGGCGTGTTGGGCAACCTCGCGGCCGTGGTCTTCCTGACGGTGCCGTTCGCGTTCGCCTGGGTGCTCGGCGACTCCATGCGCACCCGCCGCGCGTACTTCGCCCAGCTGGAGGAGCGCGCGGCCCGTCTGGAGAAGGAGCGCGAGGCGCAGGCGAAGGTCGCCGTCGCCGCCGAGCGCGCCCGCATCGCGCGCGAGCTGCACGACGTCGTCGCGCACAACGTGTCGGTGATGGTGGTGCAGGCCGACGGCGCCGCCTACGTCCTGGACGCCGCGCCCGACCAGGCGAAGGCGGCCCTGGAGACCATCTCCTCCACCGGCCGCCAGGCCCTGGCCGAGATGCGCCGGCTGCTGGGCGTGCTGCGCACCGGCGAGCACCAGGAGGGGGGCGAGTACGTGCCGCAGCCGGACGTCGAGCAGATCGAGGACCTGGTCGAGCAGTGCCGCGGCTCGGGCCTGCCCGTGGACTTCAAGGTCGAGGGCACGCCCCGGCCGCTGCCCAGCGGAGTCGAGCTGACGGCGTACCGCATCGTGCAGGAGGCGCTGACCAACACGCGCAAGCACGGCGGGCCGAACACGGGCGCGAGCGTCCGCCTGGTCTACTTCGACGACGGTCTCGGGCTGCTCGTGGAGGACGACGGCAAGGGCGCCCCGCACGAGCTGTACGAGGAGGGCGGGGCCGACGGCGCCGGTCACGGGCTGATCGGCATGCGCGAACGGGTCGGCATGGTGGGCGGCACCCTGGACGCGGGCCCGCGACCGGGCGGAGGATTCCGGATCAGCGCCCTCCTCCCGCTCAAACCGGCGCATTGA
- a CDS encoding SAM-dependent methyltransferase — MADEVSASGEWRGWRAATQAALYGAGDEGAPGATDVTRPADLTCPRRPAGPTGPAGPADPAASTEAPASTGTPGSGGSTEGFYRRPEGPAGHFRTSVHASPLFAEAVARLLCRVDEALGRPESLDFVDMAAGRGELVAAVLAALPADVRSRTRAYAVEIADRPEGLAHRIAWLREPPPAVTGLLFANEWLDNVPVEVAEVDSAGVARLVLVREDGTERLGEPVSGAEADWLARWWPSGGEEGQRAEIGLPRDLAWASAVACVGRGLAVAVDYAHTADARPPYGTLTGFRDGRETAPVPDGSCDITAHVALDACAQAGAGAAARTHPPHTLPGSSSRLTTGTHPGSRAMAGPAARTGTRLLTQRAALHALGLSGARPPLALASTDPAAYVRALVSAGAAGELTAPGGLGGFGWLVQPVGIPNPLVARPGPDAVADPETAPAPEAG; from the coding sequence CTGGCGGACGAGGTGAGCGCCTCGGGCGAGTGGCGCGGCTGGCGCGCGGCGACGCAGGCCGCGCTGTACGGAGCGGGCGATGAGGGCGCCCCGGGCGCGACGGACGTGACGCGCCCGGCTGACCTGACGTGTCCGAGGCGTCCGGCGGGTCCGACAGGCCCGGCGGGTCCGGCAGATCCGGCGGCGTCCACGGAAGCGCCGGCTTCGACGGGAACGCCGGGCTCGGGCGGCTCGACGGAGGGCTTCTACCGGCGGCCCGAGGGTCCCGCCGGACACTTCCGCACGTCCGTGCACGCCTCGCCGCTCTTCGCCGAGGCCGTGGCCCGCCTGCTGTGCCGGGTGGACGAGGCGTTGGGCCGGCCCGAGTCGCTCGACTTCGTCGACATGGCCGCCGGCCGGGGCGAACTGGTCGCCGCGGTGCTGGCGGCGCTGCCCGCCGACGTGCGCTCCCGCACACGCGCGTACGCCGTCGAGATCGCCGACCGCCCCGAGGGGCTCGCTCACCGGATCGCGTGGCTCCGCGAGCCGCCGCCGGCCGTCACCGGGCTGCTGTTCGCCAACGAGTGGCTGGACAACGTCCCCGTCGAGGTCGCCGAGGTCGACTCCGCGGGGGTGGCGCGACTGGTCCTCGTCAGGGAGGACGGGACGGAGCGGCTCGGGGAACCGGTGTCGGGAGCGGAGGCGGACTGGCTGGCGCGCTGGTGGCCGTCGGGGGGCGAGGAGGGTCAGCGGGCCGAGATCGGGCTGCCCAGGGACCTGGCGTGGGCGTCGGCCGTGGCCTGTGTCGGACGGGGGCTCGCGGTGGCGGTGGACTACGCGCACACCGCGGACGCCCGCCCGCCGTACGGGACCCTCACCGGGTTCCGGGACGGACGCGAGACCGCGCCCGTGCCGGACGGGTCCTGCGACATCACGGCCCACGTGGCGCTGGACGCGTGCGCGCAGGCGGGAGCGGGAGCCGCGGCGCGGACGCACCCGCCGCACACGCTTCCCGGCTCGTCCTCGCGCCTCACCACCGGCACGCACCCCGGCTCCCGCGCGATGGCGGGCCCAGCGGCGCGCACCGGCACACGCCTGCTCACCCAGCGCGCCGCACTGCACGCCCTGGGCCTCTCGGGCGCACGCCCCCCGCTCGCACTCGCCTCCACCGACCCCGCCGCATACGTGCGCGCCCTCGTGAGCGCCGGAGCGGCCGGCGAACTCACCGCGCCGGGCGGCCTGGGCGGCTTCGGCTGGCTGGTCCAGCCGGTCGGCATCCCGAACCCGCTGGTCGCACGGCCGGGCCCGGACGCCGTGGCGGACCCGGAGACCGCCCCGGCGCCCGAAGCCGGCTGA
- a CDS encoding NADH-quinone oxidoreductase subunit D, whose translation MTPTTETTVGIGGAAESTDMVLNIGPQHPSTHGVLRLRLVLDGERIQHAEPVIGYMHRGAEKLFEARDYRQIVMLANRHDWLSAFSNELGVVLAVERMLGMEVPERAVWTRTLLAELNRVLNHLMFLGSYPLELGGITPVFYAFREREVLQNVMEEVSGGRMHYMFNRVGGLKEDVPAGWASRARGAVAAVRSRMDVFDDLVLGNEIFRGRTRDVGVLAPEHVHAYGVSGPIARGSGVDFDLRRDEPYLAYGELQDTLKVVTRTEGDCLARFECLLEQTYNALALADACLDRLADLPPGPINQRLPKVLKAPEGHTYAWTENPLGINGYYLVSKGEKTPYRLKLRSASYNNIQALTELLPGTLVADMVAILGSMFFVVGDIDK comes from the coding sequence ATGACTCCCACGACGGAGACCACGGTCGGGATCGGCGGCGCCGCGGAGAGCACCGACATGGTGCTCAACATCGGCCCCCAGCACCCCTCCACGCACGGTGTGCTGCGGCTGCGGCTCGTGCTGGACGGCGAGCGCATCCAGCACGCGGAGCCGGTGATCGGCTACATGCACCGCGGCGCGGAGAAGCTGTTCGAGGCCCGCGACTACCGGCAGATCGTCATGCTGGCCAACCGTCACGACTGGCTGTCGGCGTTCTCCAACGAGCTGGGCGTGGTCCTGGCGGTGGAGCGGATGCTCGGCATGGAGGTCCCCGAGCGCGCAGTGTGGACCCGCACGCTGCTCGCCGAGCTGAACCGGGTGCTCAACCACCTGATGTTCCTCGGGTCCTACCCGCTGGAGCTCGGCGGCATCACGCCCGTGTTCTACGCCTTCCGTGAGCGCGAGGTGCTGCAGAACGTGATGGAGGAGGTCTCCGGCGGACGCATGCACTACATGTTCAACCGCGTCGGCGGCCTCAAGGAGGACGTGCCGGCCGGCTGGGCCTCCCGCGCACGCGGGGCGGTCGCCGCCGTGCGCTCCCGTATGGACGTCTTCGACGACCTCGTGCTCGGCAACGAGATCTTCCGCGGGCGCACGCGGGACGTCGGCGTCCTCGCGCCGGAGCACGTGCACGCCTACGGCGTGAGCGGGCCGATCGCGCGCGGCTCGGGCGTCGACTTCGACCTGCGCAGGGACGAGCCGTATCTCGCCTACGGGGAGCTGCAGGACACCCTGAAGGTGGTGACGCGTACCGAGGGCGACTGTCTCGCCCGCTTCGAGTGCCTCCTGGAGCAGACGTACAACGCGCTCGCGCTCGCGGACGCCTGCCTGGACCGTCTCGCCGACCTGCCGCCCGGCCCGATCAACCAACGGCTGCCGAAGGTCCTCAAGGCACCCGAGGGGCACACGTACGCGTGGACCGAGAACCCCCTCGGCATCAACGGCTACTACCTCGTCAGCAAGGGCGAGAAGACGCCGTACCGGCTGAAGCTGCGCTCGGCGTCGTACAACAACATCCAGGCGCTCACCGAACTGCTGCCCGGCACGCTGGTCGCGGACATGGTGGCCATCCTGGGGTCGATGTTCTTCGTGGTGGGAGACATCGACAAATAG
- a CDS encoding PH domain-containing protein, producing the protein METGSPVSPGGAGPAEAGPQWTGLPLALLRMRRLLLVVWLVPAAVGTGLLLGLLVGPGWAAFALLPLAGIGWGWVLLGRNWRSWRYAERADDLLISRGVLWHEETVVPYGRMQLVEVTSGPVERRFGLAGVQLHTAAAATDAAIPGLDPAEAERLRDRLTELGEARSAGL; encoded by the coding sequence ATGGAGACGGGGAGCCCGGTGAGCCCGGGGGGCGCGGGGCCGGCGGAGGCCGGACCGCAGTGGACCGGGCTGCCGCTCGCACTGCTGAGGATGCGGCGGCTGCTGCTGGTGGTGTGGCTGGTGCCGGCCGCCGTCGGCACCGGGCTGCTGCTCGGCCTGCTCGTCGGCCCCGGGTGGGCCGCGTTCGCGCTGCTGCCGCTGGCCGGCATCGGCTGGGGCTGGGTGCTGCTCGGCCGCAACTGGCGCTCCTGGCGGTACGCGGAGCGGGCCGACGACCTGCTGATCAGCCGGGGCGTGCTGTGGCACGAGGAGACCGTCGTGCCGTACGGGCGCATGCAGCTCGTCGAGGTCACCTCCGGCCCCGTCGAGCGCCGCTTCGGGCTGGCCGGCGTCCAACTGCACACCGCGGCCGCCGCGACCGACGCGGCGATCCCGGGGCTCGACCCCGCCGAGGCGGAACGGCTGCGCGACCGGCTCACCGAACTCGGCGAGGCCCGATCGGCGGGGCTGTGA
- a CDS encoding PH domain-containing protein, giving the protein MPRAPGGSGAGPAPLAAERRLHPVTPFRRAWAPVAVLVGWAVHDPNQAQEQLTRLTTTTLLIALAVLVPASSLYGFLTWWFTHFAVTDGELRIRTGLLFRRTAHIRLERIQAVDVSQPLLARVAGVAKLRLDVVGAEKKDELAFLGEEEARALRAELLARAAGFAPEAAREMGEAPAREVLRVPARELAIALALTGASWGALAAALVVPPVLWLATHSVWTVLATGVPLLGAAGASSVGRFVGEYDWTVGESPDGLRIDHGLLDRTHETVPPGRVQTVRIVRPLLWRRRRWVRVELDVAGSANSVLVPVAPYEAAEVVVARVLPGAVVPADASLERPPRRAGRCVPLWWRGYGITVTDTVFAARHGLLRRRLSLVPHAKVQSVRLTQGPWQRLWGLADVHVDTGAGKTVTARLRDAQEAARLLEGQAERSRTGRRDSRPDRWMT; this is encoded by the coding sequence GTGCCGCGGGCGCCCGGCGGATCGGGAGCTGGTCCGGCGCCGCTCGCCGCCGAACGCCGGCTGCATCCCGTGACGCCGTTCCGACGGGCCTGGGCGCCCGTCGCCGTCCTCGTCGGCTGGGCGGTGCACGACCCGAACCAGGCGCAGGAGCAGCTCACCCGGCTGACCACGACGACGCTGCTGATCGCGCTCGCCGTCCTCGTCCCCGCGTCCTCCCTCTACGGCTTTCTGACCTGGTGGTTCACCCATTTCGCGGTGACCGACGGCGAGCTGCGCATCCGGACCGGGCTGCTGTTCCGGCGCACCGCGCACATCCGGCTGGAACGCATCCAGGCGGTCGACGTCAGTCAGCCGCTGCTGGCCCGCGTCGCGGGCGTGGCGAAACTGCGGCTGGACGTGGTCGGCGCCGAGAAGAAGGACGAACTCGCGTTCCTGGGCGAGGAGGAGGCCCGCGCGCTGCGGGCCGAGCTCCTCGCCCGCGCGGCGGGCTTCGCCCCGGAGGCGGCGCGTGAGATGGGCGAAGCGCCCGCGCGCGAGGTGCTGCGGGTGCCGGCGCGCGAGCTCGCGATCGCGCTGGCGCTGACGGGCGCCAGCTGGGGCGCGCTGGCCGCCGCGCTCGTCGTGCCGCCCGTGCTGTGGCTGGCCACCCACAGTGTGTGGACGGTCCTGGCGACCGGGGTGCCGCTGCTGGGCGCAGCCGGTGCGAGCAGCGTGGGACGGTTCGTCGGCGAGTACGACTGGACGGTCGGCGAGTCGCCGGACGGGTTGCGGATCGACCACGGCCTGCTGGACCGCACGCACGAGACGGTGCCGCCCGGGCGGGTGCAGACCGTGCGGATCGTCCGGCCGCTGCTGTGGCGGCGGCGCCGCTGGGTGCGCGTCGAGCTGGACGTGGCCGGCTCCGCCAACTCCGTGCTCGTGCCGGTCGCCCCGTACGAGGCCGCGGAGGTCGTCGTCGCGCGCGTGCTGCCCGGGGCGGTCGTCCCGGCCGACGCGTCGCTGGAGCGCCCGCCGCGCCGGGCCGGACGGTGCGTGCCGTTGTGGTGGCGGGGGTACGGCATCACGGTCACGGACACCGTGTTCGCCGCCCGGCACGGCCTGCTGCGCCGCCGTCTGTCGCTGGTGCCGCACGCCAAGGTCCAGAGCGTGCGGCTGACGCAGGGGCCCTGGCAGCGCCTCTGGGGCCTCGCCGACGTCCATGTGGACACGGGGGCAGGAAAGACCGTCACGGCCCGCCTGAGGGACGCGCAGGAGGCCGCGCGACTGCTCGAGGGTCAGGCCGAACGGTCTCGGACCGGGCGCCGCGACTCCCGGCCCGACCGGTGGATGACATGA